Below is a window of Desulfobacteraceae bacterium DNA.
CGCCACCAGGGCCTGCGCCTGGAGGGCCCCGAGTACGAAACGATCTATGCCTTCGGCGGGCTCTGCATGATCGATCGCATCGATGAGATCGCCTATCTCAACGACCTGTGCGACCGGCTGGGGATGGACACCATCTCGGCCGGCAACCTGGCGGCCTTCGCCATCGAGGCTTCGCGGCGCGGCCGGATTTCAGATGAGCTGAACTACGGCGATCCGGAGGCCGTGGCGGGGCTGCTGCGCAAGATGGTCAAGCGCGAGGGGCTCGGCGGCCTTCTGGCCGAGGGGATCAAGTCGGCCAGCGAGGAACTGGGCCTGGAGGACCTGGCGGTGCACGTCAAGGGGATGGAGCCGGCCGGCTACGACCCCCGGGTGCTCAAGGGCATGGGGCTGGCCTATGCGGTCAGCGACCGCGGGGCCTGCCACCTGCGCAGCACCTTCTACAAACCGGAGTTGACCGGCGTCATCCCTCCGGCTCAGATCGACGGCAAGGCCGAACTGTTTCTCGACTTCGAAGACCGCTGCACCCTGTTCGACTGCCTGATTCTGTGCCGCTTCTACCGTGATTTTTATCTCTGGGAGGCCCTCTCCGAGGCGATCGCCCTGACCACCGGCCTCACCCTGGACCAGGACGGGCTGAAGGCCGTGGCCGCCCGGGTGACCAACAACACCCGGCGCTTCAACCTGCGCGAGGGGCTGACCGCAGCCGACGACCGCCTGCCCCGGCGGCTGGTGCGCGACCCGCTCGCCTCCGGCGACGGGATCACCGCCGAGGAATTGGACCGCCTGGTTCAGGACTACTACCGCCTGCGGGGCTGGAGCCCGGAGGGGCGCCCGCCCGAAGCCGATTAAAGGCTGGGTGGCCGCCTGGAGGCCGGTCGTTCAGTCGCCGTCCTCCAGGGCCGTCCCCCAGTCCAGGCGGTTTTTGATGAACTCCAGGTGAAAGGCCGTATCGGTGCGGACCACCCCGTCGATCTTGTTGATCTTGTCGTAGATTAGGATTCTGAGATCCTTCATCGACTTGGCGCGGAACTCCACATCCAGGTCCGAAACCCCGGTCATCAGGGCAATATACCAGAGGGCGTCGATCTTTTTGAGTTCGCTGATGACGTGATCGGCCTTTTCAAAGCGGATGGTGATCTTGATGTTGCCGGCGATTTCGAACCCCAGCTTGAACGGGTCGCTAACCGCCACGATCTGGATGATGTCGTCTTCGATCAGGCGGTTGATGCGGTTTCTGACGGTGGCCTCGGTGATGCCCACCCGCTTGGCGATCTCGGTGTTGGCCATGCGGCCGTCCTTTTGCAGCAGGCAGATGATTTTGGAGTCGATTTTATCGATGGCGCGTGTCATGGGAGTCTCCTTGCCCCGCCCTTTCCGGGTCTCGGCCGCGTTTTTAATATCTCCATAAATGCCGTTTTGAAGCGATACGGATGCAAAAAATATTGACTTTCGAAATTTAATATTATAATTTTTTCGAAAAACAATAAAAATCAAGTTTTTTTCTGGGGCCGGCAACGGCCCTTGCCGGTTACCGGTCCCGGCAAATGGTATCCAGCGCCGTGGCATTCTTTGCCCGCGCCATCCGATTCCCAAACGGCCCGCAGCCCCAAACCAGGAGGAGAAAAATGGCACGCGACACCCGCTACGCCCTGCAGGAAGCCCAGCGCATGGTCGCGCTCATCACCACGCCCCACGAAAACGTCTGCCGGGAGGACTGTCAGCGGGTTGCCCGGGAGACCCACGAAAACTTCGCCAACCACATCAACAAGGGCTTTCTTGAATACCGCAAATCGGTGACCGAGGCCAACGATTTCGCCGTGACCGAATGGGTCTGCGAGGGCTCGGTCCTGCGGGACGTTCTGGGGCGCGAGTACATCGACATCCTGGGCGGCTTCGGCATCTATTCACCGGGCATCCGGCACCCCAAGATCGTGGCGGCCGTCAAGGCCCAGCTGGACCGCAGCCCCCAGTACAGCCAGGAGATGCTGGACCCCTTGCGCGCCCACCTCGCCAAGGTGCTGGCCTTTCTGACCCCCGGCGACATCCAGTACGGCTTTTTCGCCAACAGCGGGACCGAGGCGGTGGAGGGGGCCATGAAGCTGGCCAAGCTCTACACCGGCAAAAACGGTTTCATCGCCATGCTCAAGGGCTTTCACGGCAAAACCCTGGGCGCCCTCTCACTGATGGGCAAGTCGGTTTTTCGCGCGCCCCTGCTGCCGCTCCTGGAAGGGGTTCGGCACGTGCCCTTCGGCGATGCCGATGCCGTCGAGCGCCAGTTGGCGGCCGCCAAAGCGGTGGGAGACAAGATTGCCGCCGTCGTTGCCGAACCGATTCAAGGGGAGGCCGGGGCGATCGTGCCGCCCGACGATTTCTGGCCCCGCCTGCGGCAGATTTGCGACCACTACGAGGTGCTGCTGATCGCCGACGAGGTCCAGACCGGCCTCGGGCGCACGGGCAAGATTTTCGGTGTGGACCACTGGGATGTCGCGCCGGACATCATGTGCCTCGGCAAAGCCCTGGGCGGTGGGGTGGTGCCCATGTCGGCGTTTCTCTCGACCCCCAAGATCTGGTCCTGCTTGGAGCCCAACCCGTTCATGCACACCACCACCACCGGCGGCAACCCGCTGGCCTGCTCGGCGGCCCTGGCTCATATCGAAGTCATGCTGGAGGAGGACCTGCCGGGTCAGGCGGCCGAAAAGGGCGCCTATGTGCTGGACAAGCTTCGGGAGCTGCAGACCCGCTACCCCCACATCCTGCATGAGGTGCGCGGCAAGGGGCTTTTGATCGGAATGGAGTTTCCCACCGACCAAACCGGCTACCAGGTGGCCTCCGGGCTTTTCAGCCGCAAGGTGATCACCGCCGGGACCCTCACCAACGCCAAGAACATCCGGATCGAGCCGGCGCTGAACATACCCTATAAAACCTTGGACGAGGTTTTAAACCGGCTGGAGGACACCTTCCGGAGCATTTCCTGAGCAGCCGCCCCGACCAGTCTTCCCTTTCAACCCCTTTGCCCCAAAAGGAGGCCGCCATGAAGGTTATTCGAGTTGACATGACCACCCAGACGATCACCGAGGAGGCGCCGCCGGCCAAGTACGCCGGTCTGGGAGGCCGTGGATTGACCTCCACCCTGATAGACGCCGAGGTGCCGGCCGCCTGCGATCCCCTGGGGCCGGAGAACAAGCTGATTTTCGCCCCCGGCTACCTCAGCGGGACCACGCTGATCAACACCAGCCGCTTTTCGGTGGGCGCCAAGAGTCCGCTCACCGGCGGCATCAAGGAAAGCAACGTCGGCGGCACCGTGGCCGCCGATCTGGCCCGATTGGGGATCACGGCGGTGGTCGTCGAAGGCCAGGCGCCGGCTGGGGCGCTGTATCTGCTCAAGATCGATGCGGCCGCAAACGCGCAGCTGATCGACGCCGCCGCCTACAAGGGGATGCGCACCTACGGACTGGTCAAGGAGCTCAAGGCGGCCCAGGGTGAAAAAAACAGCGTGACCGGGATCGGGCCCGCCGGCGAATGCCAGATGGCCATCGCCTCCATCCAAACCACCGATTTTGACGGCCGGCCCTGTCGCGCCGCCGGCCGCGGCGGGCTGGGGGCGGTCATGGGCGCCAAGGGGCTCAAGGCCCTGGTGGTGGACCAGGGCGGCAAAAACCCGGATCCCCTGGCGGACCCCGAGGCCTTCAAGGCCTCCGCCAAGGCCTATGCCCAGGCGGTCAAGGCCGACGAGTTCAGCGGCGAGATCCTGCCGGAGCTGGGAACCGCCGTCCTGGTGGGCCCCATCAACGAGGCCGGCGCGCTGCCCACCCGCAACGCCACCCAGGGGCAGTTCGAGGGCGCGGAGAAGATCAGCGGTGAAACCCTGGCCCAAACCATCAAGGCCCGTGGCGGCAAAACCACCCACAAGGGCTGCGCCAACTGCATCATCAACTGTTCCAACGAATATGTGGACAAGGACGGCGGCTACGTGACCTCCTCGCTGGAGTACGAAACCATCTGGTCCATGGGAGCCATGATCGGCAATGACGATCTGGACGCCATCGCCCGCCTGGATTTTCTCTGCGACGACATCGGGCTGGACACCATCAGCACCGGGGTGGCCGTGGCGGTGGCGATGGATGCGGGCCACAAACCCTTCGGCGACGGCGCCGCCGCCATCGCCATGGTGGAGGAGATCGGCCAGGGGACGGAATTCGGCAAGGTCCTCGGCGCCGGCCCGGCGGCGGTGGGCAAGCACTTCAATCACCACCGCGTGCCGGTGATGAAAAACCAGAGCATGGCGGCCTACGACCCGCGCGCCCTGCAGGGCATGGCGGTGACCTACGCCACCAGCCCGATGGGCGGCGACCACACCGCCGGCTGGGTGGTGGACAAGAACCTGGAGGCCTTCGGCGGCACCCTGGACCGCTTTTCGGCCGAAGGCCAGGTGGAGGCCTCGCGCGACACCCAGATCCACATGGCCGCGGTGGACACCATGGGGCTCTGTGATTTCGCCCAGTCGGGCCTGGCCGCCGAGGGCGGCTTCGACCACTTCATGCGGATGATCAGCGCCAAGCTGGGGCGGCCGTTCGATTCGGCCGACTGGCAGGCTCTCGGCCGGCGGGTGCTCAAGGCCGAGCGCGACTTCAACCGGCGGGCCGGCTTCACCAACCAGGACGATCGCCTGCCGCGGATGTTCTACGAGGAGCCACTGCCGCCCCACAACAAGGTCGTGGTGGTCTCCGACGCGCAGATGGACGCGACCTTCGATTTTTGACGGTGCCCGCGATGGTCGTCCAGGTCACGCTTTACGGGACGCTGCGCAAGCGCTTTGCGGGCTACGATGCGGCAAACGGCCTCAGCGTCCAGCTCCAGCCGGGGGCCGGGGTGGCCGACCTGATTGCCCGGCTGGGGCTTGCCGAGGTCCGGCTGGGCTTTATTTCCGTCGACGGCCGGATCGTCCATGGCGACGTGCCGCTGCATGACGGGGACCGGGTGCGCATTTTTCAGCCGATTTTCGGCGGCTGACACCGGACGTCGGCATCTGTCGGAGGTTTTTGGGCCTGCGACGCAGGCGAAGGGCGCTGATGATCCGCACCCCAACCGACGAGGAGTCCAAAGAAGATGAGCGAGGCATTGAATCCGTTTAAGATCGCCCAGCAGCAGCTGGACGCCGCCGCCGAGCGGCTGGGTTTGGATGCGGCCACCCATGAGTTGCTGCGCTGGCCGATGCAGGAGCTCAAGGTGACCCTGCCGGTCCGGATGGACGACGGCAGCACGCGAATTTTTCACGGCTTCCGGGTGGCCCACAACACGGCCCGCGGGCCGGCCAAGGGGGGCTTGCGCTGGCACCCGGACGAGACCATCGACACGGTGCGCGCCCTGGCGACCTGGATGACCTGGAAAACCGCGGTGGTGGACCTGCCCCTGGGCGGGGGCAAGGGCGGGGTGGTGTGCAACCCCAAGGCCTTGTCTGCGGCCGAAAAAGAGCGCCTGGCGCGGGCCTATGTGCGGGCCGTGGCCCGTGCGCTGGGCAGCACCCGGGATGTCCCGGCCCCCGACGTCTACACTACCCCCCAGATCATGGCCTGGATGCTGGACGAGTATGAAACGATCAGCGGGGAGAAGCAGCCCGGTGTGATCACTGGCAAACCGCTGCCCCTGGGGGGCTCGGCCGGCCGGGAGGACGCCACCGGTCGGGGCGGGGTCTATGTGCTGCGGGAAGCCGCCAAGGCGCTTTCGATCAACCTGGCGGGGGCCACCCTGGCGATCCAGGGGCTGGGCAACGTGGGCCGGCATGCGGCCCTTTTGGCGGAATCGATCCTGGGGCTGAAGATCGTGGCCGCGGCCGATGAAACCGGCGGGGTATACAACGCCAGAGGTCTCAACGCCCGGCAGCTGGTGGATTACGTCGCCCTCCACGGGGGGGTGGCCGGCTATCCGGAGGGCGATTTTCTGACCAACGAAGAGCTTTTCGCCGTTGAGGCCACCGTCTTGGTGCCCGCGGCCCTGGAGAGCGTGATCACCGAGAAAAATGCCGACCGGCTGAGATGCCGGCTCTGCCTGGAGCTGGCCAACGGCCCGAGCACCCCGGAGGCCGATCGGATCCTGGAGGAGAAGGGTATCAATGTCATCCCCGATTTTCTGGCCAACGCCGGCGGGGTCACGGTGTCCTATTTCGAGCAGGTCCAAAACGCCTACAATTTTTTCTGGACCCTCAAGGACGTCCACAACCGTTTGGACGACCAGATGACCCAGGCCTTCAACGGGGTCTTCGAGATGCACCGCCGGGAGAAGGTCAATCTGCGCCAGGCCGCCTATCTCGTGTCGGTGGCGCGGGTGGCCGAGGCGTGCAAACTGCGCGGTTGGGTTTGAGCCGGCACCGGGGCCCGGCTGGGTGAAAATGGACCGCAGCGGGGGCCGGTGAGCCTCCGCCCGGTGAAGGGGGGCCTCCCATCGAAGCGACCGTGCACATCGACATGCTGCATGTCTTTCGCCTGCTGCGCAAAATGATGCGCTATCCCGACCTGGTGGAAACCATGCGGGAAATTTTTTTAAAGGCCCTCAAGACCAAGGGGGTCGGCCTCCCCGAGGACCTGCCCCGGACGGCCCGCACCCAGCTCGCCGCCCAGGCCTGCGAGGTCTCCGCGGCCAATATCCGGGACTACGCCGACCTGCTTGTCTACACGGCCTTTGCCAAAGCCTTCAACGATCAAGAGGTCGAGGACTACATCAACCTGGCGCGCAAGCAGGACCGGTTTCAGAACCTCAACAAAGTCGTCAACATGGAGGGCACCACCTCCCGCAAAATCAAGAAGGCCCTCAAGGAGTTCTGTGAAATCCCCATGGGCGACCTCTACATCTCGCCCAGCGAAGCCGAGGGCGTGCGGGTCGCATTGATCAACCATTTCATCTCCAACCAACTGCCCTTTATCGGCATCGCCAAAAACCACATCACCATCCGCGACATCGAGGAGCTGGCCGATCGCATCATCTGGAACCGCCGGCGGCCGGGGAAGATCGGCGGCAAGTCGGCGGGGATGTTTCTGGCCTACAAGATCCTCGTTCCCAAGCTCACCCATGGCGACCCGGAAATCGAAAAGTACGTCCGCATTCCCGAGAGCTACTACATCAACACCGGCAATTTCAGCGACTTCATCGATTCCAACGAACTCTATCAGTTCCACGCCCAGAAATACAAATCCCGCGAGGAACTCGAAGAAGGCTGCCAGCAGGTGGCGGCGCTTTTCCGAAACGCCCAGTTCTCGCCGGACGTGGTTGCGGATTTTCGCGAACTGCTGGCGAAGATCGGCCCCCACCCCCTGATCCTGCGCTCCTCCAGCCTGCTGGAGGACAACTTCGGCTACGCCTTCTCCGGCAAGTACGACTCGGTCTTCATCACCAACCAGGGCGATATCGAGACCCGCCTGCAGGAATTCATCTGGGGTCTCAAGCAGGTCCACATGAGCACCTACGGGCCGGCGCCGATCGTCTACCGCCGGGACAACAACCTGCTGGACTTCGATGAGAAGATGAGCGTTCTGGTGCAGAAGGTGGTGGGGCGGCGCTTCGGCGACTATTTCTACCCCTTTGCCGCCGGGGTGGCCTTCTCCTACGGGGCCTACAGCTGGACGCCGCGGATTCGCAAGAAGGACGGGATGATCCGGCTGGTGCACGGGTTGGCCACCCAGGCGGTGGACCGGGTGGGCGGCGGCTACCCCCGCATGGTGCATCTCAGCCACCCGCAGCTGCGGCCCGAGGTGGAGGCGGCTCAGATCATCAAGTACTCCCAGAAACTGGTGGACGTTCTCAACCTCGAAACCGGACGGCTGGAATCGATCCCCTTCCAGCGGCTGGCCCGCGAGTCCGGCCACCCGGACCTTTATTTCGCCGTTTCCCTGAACCAGGAGGGGCACATGGCGGCCCCGCTGTTCAAAGGCCAGCCGATTCCCCCGGAACAGGCCTGCCTGACTTTCGACAACCTCCTGGGAAAAACCGACTTTTGCCCCCTGATGCGCAAGGTCCTGCGGACGCTTCAGGAGGCCTACGGCCGGCCGGTGGACGTCGAGTTTGTCTGGGACGACGGGCTGCTTTACATCGTCCAGTGCCGCTCGCTGGCGCTGCACAAGGAAGTGGGGGCGGTGGCGCTGCCCCAGGACCTGGACCCGCAACAGGTGCTCTTCACCAACGAGCAGGTCATGTACAGCGGGGTGGCGACCCGTATCGCCTACGTCGTCTACGTAGACCCCAAGGCCTACGACCGCCTGGCCAGCACCCAGGAAAAACTCGCCATCGGGCGCGTGGTCAGCCGTCTCAACCGGCTGCTTCAGGACACCCGCTTCGCGCTTTTGGGGCCGGGCCGCTGGGGCAGCAACGACATCAACCTCGGGGTGCGGGTGGGCTACGGCGACATCAACCACACCCGTGTCCTGGGGGAGGTCGCCTTCGCGGGCAACGGAAGCACCCCGGAGGTGTCCTATGGGACGCACTTTTTCAACGATCTGGTGGAGGCCGGCATTCTCTCGGTGGCCATTTTCCCGGACCAGGGCACAACGATTTTCAATGAATCGTTCCTGCAGCGGGCACCCAACCGGCTCAAAACCCTGGCCCCGGAACTGGCCCAGTACGAGGGGGTGGTGCACGTGATCCATGTGCCCGAGGCCACCGGGGGCTGCCTTTTAAACGTCTATCAGGACGATACCGGGCAAAGGGGGGTGGGCTGCTTTCAGCCCGCCTCCGATTAGCGTCCGGGGGATCGGCGCCGCTTTACGGGGAGTCGTTCGTTTCTGCAACCGTTTCTGGGATGAAAGGAGTTCGTGGATGGAAGGAAGCTACCAATACGCCAGCTGGGTCCTGTGGGGGCTGGGCGCCTACATGGCCCTGATGCTCTATATCGGCTGGTACGCCTCCAAGCGCATCGCCAGCGCCACCGATTTTATCGTCGCCGGCCGGCGCCTGGGGATCGTCTTCGCCACCGGCACCCTGACGGCCACCTGGTTCGGTTCCGGCACCTGCATGGGCGGTGCGGGAAACGCCTATCTGTGGGGCAACCAGGGGGTTATCTTCGACCCCTGGGGGGCGGCCCTGTGTCTCGTGCTGACCGGCTTTTTCTTCGCCCGCCTGATGCGCCGGGGCAAGTACCTCACCCTGGTGGATCTTTTCGAAATTCGCTACGGCAGGACCATGGGGCTTCTGGCAACCATCTCCCTGTGCATTGCGGAGATGGGCTGGGTGGGGGCCCAGCTGGTGGGCTTCGGCACGATCATCCACTACTTCGGCGGCATCCCCCTGGAGGCCGGCATTCTGGTCTCGACCGTCATCCTGGTGGCCTACACCTACCTGGGCGGGATGTGGTCCGTGACCCTGACCGATGTCTTTCAGATCGTCATTCTCACCGTGGGGATGATCGGCATGCTCTATGTGGCCGTGCCCCTGGCCGGCGGCTGGGAGGCCATCTTCTCCAACGACCCCTCCCACAACCTGATGGGCACCAACCAGTGGTCCTTCATTCCGACCCCCGAGTCGGCGGCCGACCCGGAGCTCGGCAACGCCGGTTACTTCTACTACACCGGCCACCTGGGGTGGTTCTACTGGCTGGCCGCTTGGCTG
It encodes the following:
- a CDS encoding PEP/pyruvate-binding domain-containing protein; protein product: MHIDMLHVFRLLRKMMRYPDLVETMREIFLKALKTKGVGLPEDLPRTARTQLAAQACEVSAANIRDYADLLVYTAFAKAFNDQEVEDYINLARKQDRFQNLNKVVNMEGTTSRKIKKALKEFCEIPMGDLYISPSEAEGVRVALINHFISNQLPFIGIAKNHITIRDIEELADRIIWNRRRPGKIGGKSAGMFLAYKILVPKLTHGDPEIEKYVRIPESYYINTGNFSDFIDSNELYQFHAQKYKSREELEEGCQQVAALFRNAQFSPDVVADFRELLAKIGPHPLILRSSSLLEDNFGYAFSGKYDSVFITNQGDIETRLQEFIWGLKQVHMSTYGPAPIVYRRDNNLLDFDEKMSVLVQKVVGRRFGDYFYPFAAGVAFSYGAYSWTPRIRKKDGMIRLVHGLATQAVDRVGGGYPRMVHLSHPQLRPEVEAAQIIKYSQKLVDVLNLETGRLESIPFQRLARESGHPDLYFAVSLNQEGHMAAPLFKGQPIPPEQACLTFDNLLGKTDFCPLMRKVLRTLQEAYGRPVDVEFVWDDGLLYIVQCRSLALHKEVGAVALPQDLDPQQVLFTNEQVMYSGVATRIAYVVYVDPKAYDRLASTQEKLAIGRVVSRLNRLLQDTRFALLGPGRWGSNDINLGVRVGYGDINHTRVLGEVAFAGNGSTPEVSYGTHFFNDLVEAGILSVAIFPDQGTTIFNESFLQRAPNRLKTLAPELAQYEGVVHVIHVPEATGGCLLNVYQDDTGQRGVGCFQPASD
- a CDS encoding Glu/Leu/Phe/Val dehydrogenase, with the protein product MSEALNPFKIAQQQLDAAAERLGLDAATHELLRWPMQELKVTLPVRMDDGSTRIFHGFRVAHNTARGPAKGGLRWHPDETIDTVRALATWMTWKTAVVDLPLGGGKGGVVCNPKALSAAEKERLARAYVRAVARALGSTRDVPAPDVYTTPQIMAWMLDEYETISGEKQPGVITGKPLPLGGSAGREDATGRGGVYVLREAAKALSINLAGATLAIQGLGNVGRHAALLAESILGLKIVAAADETGGVYNARGLNARQLVDYVALHGGVAGYPEGDFLTNEELFAVEATVLVPAALESVITEKNADRLRCRLCLELANGPSTPEADRILEEKGINVIPDFLANAGGVTVSYFEQVQNAYNFFWTLKDVHNRLDDQMTQAFNGVFEMHRREKVNLRQAAYLVSVARVAEACKLRGWV
- a CDS encoding MoaD/ThiS family protein; its protein translation is MVVQVTLYGTLRKRFAGYDAANGLSVQLQPGAGVADLIARLGLAEVRLGFISVDGRIVHGDVPLHDGDRVRIFQPIFGG
- a CDS encoding Lrp/AsnC family transcriptional regulator — encoded protein: MTRAIDKIDSKIICLLQKDGRMANTEIAKRVGITEATVRNRINRLIEDDIIQIVAVSDPFKLGFEIAGNIKITIRFEKADHVISELKKIDALWYIALMTGVSDLDVEFRAKSMKDLRILIYDKINKIDGVVRTDTAFHLEFIKNRLDWGTALEDGD
- a CDS encoding putrescine aminotransferase, translating into MARDTRYALQEAQRMVALITTPHENVCREDCQRVARETHENFANHINKGFLEYRKSVTEANDFAVTEWVCEGSVLRDVLGREYIDILGGFGIYSPGIRHPKIVAAVKAQLDRSPQYSQEMLDPLRAHLAKVLAFLTPGDIQYGFFANSGTEAVEGAMKLAKLYTGKNGFIAMLKGFHGKTLGALSLMGKSVFRAPLLPLLEGVRHVPFGDADAVERQLAAAKAVGDKIAAVVAEPIQGEAGAIVPPDDFWPRLRQICDHYEVLLIADEVQTGLGRTGKIFGVDHWDVAPDIMCLGKALGGGVVPMSAFLSTPKIWSCLEPNPFMHTTTTGGNPLACSAALAHIEVMLEEDLPGQAAEKGAYVLDKLRELQTRYPHILHEVRGKGLLIGMEFPTDQTGYQVASGLFSRKVITAGTLTNAKNIRIEPALNIPYKTLDEVLNRLEDTFRSIS
- a CDS encoding aldehyde ferredoxin oxidoreductase translates to MKVIRVDMTTQTITEEAPPAKYAGLGGRGLTSTLIDAEVPAACDPLGPENKLIFAPGYLSGTTLINTSRFSVGAKSPLTGGIKESNVGGTVAADLARLGITAVVVEGQAPAGALYLLKIDAAANAQLIDAAAYKGMRTYGLVKELKAAQGEKNSVTGIGPAGECQMAIASIQTTDFDGRPCRAAGRGGLGAVMGAKGLKALVVDQGGKNPDPLADPEAFKASAKAYAQAVKADEFSGEILPELGTAVLVGPINEAGALPTRNATQGQFEGAEKISGETLAQTIKARGGKTTHKGCANCIINCSNEYVDKDGGYVTSSLEYETIWSMGAMIGNDDLDAIARLDFLCDDIGLDTISTGVAVAVAMDAGHKPFGDGAAAIAMVEEIGQGTEFGKVLGAGPAAVGKHFNHHRVPVMKNQSMAAYDPRALQGMAVTYATSPMGGDHTAGWVVDKNLEAFGGTLDRFSAEGQVEASRDTQIHMAAVDTMGLCDFAQSGLAAEGGFDHFMRMISAKLGRPFDSADWQALGRRVLKAERDFNRRAGFTNQDDRLPRMFYEEPLPPHNKVVVVSDAQMDATFDF